One window of Brevibacterium pigmentatum genomic DNA carries:
- a CDS encoding cystathionine gamma-synthase, which translates to MSSPRFEPTTPAGISTRSVHSGAMPETHTGAVVAPIFQTSTFMMDTPGQTRAGFDYARTGTPNRSDLEQALCELEGASFAAAVNSGTSAEVAVFSALLRPGDEVILPRDVYGGTFRLLQNEYVRWGVAIRTVDLTDTAALAAAINENTAIIWVETPSNPGLDIIDIAEAARLAHRANALLAVDSTFATPVLQRPLELGADIVVHSTTKFINGHSDVIGGAVLTGDGTTCPRAAEVVDRLENHLASVGLGISPFDAWLTRRGIKTLPVRMKAHCANAQAVAEWLETRDEVADVIYPGLPSHPGHEVAKRQMSGFGGVVSLRTDTEERALSLVANTKLITLAESLGGVESLIDHPATMTHLSVAGSEVSVSGRFIRLSVGIEDIDDILADLAQALDATAEGSAVAPSDLDSSRIADPDASVIGVSVLA; encoded by the coding sequence GTGAGTTCACCCCGTTTCGAACCCACCACACCCGCCGGAATCTCGACCCGATCGGTGCACTCGGGAGCTATGCCCGAAACACACACCGGTGCGGTCGTGGCCCCGATCTTCCAGACCTCAACCTTCATGATGGATACCCCGGGGCAGACTCGCGCCGGTTTCGACTACGCGCGCACGGGCACCCCGAATCGCAGCGACCTCGAACAGGCTCTGTGCGAATTGGAAGGGGCGTCGTTCGCGGCGGCCGTGAACTCGGGAACGTCGGCCGAGGTGGCCGTGTTCTCCGCGCTGCTGCGTCCCGGTGACGAGGTCATCCTGCCCCGCGACGTCTACGGCGGGACCTTCCGGCTCCTGCAGAACGAGTACGTGCGCTGGGGCGTGGCCATCCGCACCGTCGACCTCACCGACACCGCGGCGCTCGCCGCCGCCATCAATGAGAACACCGCGATCATCTGGGTCGAGACACCGAGCAATCCCGGTCTCGACATCATCGACATCGCCGAGGCGGCCCGGCTCGCCCACCGCGCGAATGCACTCCTGGCCGTGGACTCGACCTTCGCGACCCCGGTGCTGCAGCGTCCGCTGGAGCTCGGTGCCGATATCGTCGTCCACTCGACGACGAAATTCATCAACGGTCACTCCGATGTCATCGGCGGTGCCGTCCTCACCGGTGATGGGACGACCTGTCCCCGAGCCGCCGAGGTGGTCGACCGTCTCGAGAACCACCTCGCGTCCGTCGGGCTGGGTATCTCCCCGTTCGACGCCTGGCTGACCAGGCGCGGGATCAAAACCCTGCCGGTGCGGATGAAGGCGCACTGCGCCAATGCGCAGGCGGTGGCCGAATGGCTCGAGACTCGCGATGAGGTGGCCGATGTGATCTACCCGGGCCTGCCGTCGCACCCGGGGCATGAGGTGGCGAAGCGGCAGATGAGCGGGTTCGGGGGAGTGGTGTCCCTGCGCACCGACACCGAGGAGCGGGCGTTGTCCCTGGTGGCGAACACGAAGCTCATCACTCTGGCCGAGTCGCTCGGAGGAGTTGAGTCACTCATCGACCACCCGGCGACGATGACGCATCTGTCCGTGGCAGGCAGCGAGGTCAGCGTTTCCGGCAGGTTCATCCGCCTGTCCGTCGGCATCGAGGACATCGATGACATCCTCGCTGACCTCGCCCAGGCCTTGGATGCCACGGCGGAGGGATCGGCCGTGGCGCCATCTGACCTTGACTCAAGCCGTATTGCCGACCCGGATGCCTCGGTTATCGGAGTCTCGGTCCTCGCATAG
- a CDS encoding acyltransferase family protein: MTLALNDPLPSDDHDDVPLLAARIAPNSAPAPLHGHANPRNDKVERSSSPTKPHRDRAIDLLRFGCLVVVVILHSMMSAAVVGPDGAVEPTVALSGTPGFAAASWFFQIMPLFFIIGGYAGITGWRRARARGGTWTDYLRARLRRLAVPVAVLIGLAGIGLSVAGELGVSADLLGEASLRIGQPLWFLAVYVGLSAVVPIAVHFHETAPRRSLAALSGAVIVVDGLVAVTGMTGLGYLNFLFVWPLVQQLGFFYADALDRPVRRPITWFVLVAALLSLVGLVATGVYSPNMLVNLNPPTGALVLLGVVQMCGLRFGHARLSRMLNAADENTTTSTGEAALDPRVLRAQIWGWLIVWGNRYGMHVYLWHMSIVIILIGGLGTLAQAVSLVPGASGLVLPEIGSSWWWATRLPWLIVVMVLSGLVAMAAERIPFPSEQRLAAVGRTIAEIAREMRGQGSAASHVDADEVAPAAPRAGADDVTPTLGHPRLRAAIAVGAATAGIAVALLVGIAPLIWTFVAFSLLIASLTISAGLTPRR; encoded by the coding sequence ATGACACTGGCACTCAACGACCCGCTGCCGTCCGATGACCACGATGACGTGCCGCTGCTCGCTGCGAGAATCGCCCCGAACTCAGCGCCCGCTCCGCTTCACGGTCATGCCAACCCTCGCAACGACAAAGTCGAGCGCAGCAGCAGCCCGACCAAGCCCCACCGCGACCGGGCCATCGATCTCCTTCGCTTCGGCTGCCTCGTCGTCGTGGTCATCCTCCACTCGATGATGAGCGCGGCGGTGGTCGGCCCCGATGGTGCTGTGGAGCCGACCGTCGCGCTGTCCGGCACTCCAGGATTCGCTGCCGCATCGTGGTTCTTCCAGATCATGCCGCTGTTCTTCATCATCGGCGGATACGCAGGCATCACCGGCTGGCGCCGCGCTCGTGCCCGTGGCGGCACCTGGACCGATTATCTGCGTGCTCGCCTGCGCAGGCTCGCTGTGCCCGTCGCCGTGCTCATCGGCCTCGCCGGTATCGGGCTGTCCGTGGCCGGCGAGCTCGGAGTTTCGGCCGACCTCCTCGGTGAGGCCAGCCTGCGCATCGGCCAGCCGCTGTGGTTCCTCGCCGTCTACGTCGGCCTCTCCGCTGTGGTGCCGATTGCCGTGCATTTCCACGAAACCGCGCCGAGGCGGTCGCTCGCAGCCCTCTCCGGTGCCGTCATCGTCGTCGATGGTCTGGTCGCGGTCACGGGTATGACCGGGCTCGGCTACTTGAACTTCCTGTTTGTGTGGCCTTTGGTTCAGCAGCTTGGGTTCTTCTACGCCGATGCGCTCGATCGCCCCGTGCGCAGGCCCATCACCTGGTTCGTGCTGGTGGCCGCGCTGCTGTCCCTGGTCGGACTCGTCGCGACCGGCGTGTACAGCCCGAACATGCTCGTCAACCTCAATCCACCGACCGGTGCCCTTGTCCTGCTCGGGGTGGTCCAGATGTGTGGCCTGCGCTTCGGCCACGCTCGGTTGAGCCGAATGCTCAACGCCGCGGACGAGAACACGACCACCTCCACCGGCGAGGCGGCTCTTGACCCTCGAGTCCTCCGGGCGCAGATCTGGGGTTGGCTCATCGTCTGGGGTAATCGGTATGGGATGCACGTCTACCTGTGGCATATGAGCATCGTCATCATCCTCATCGGCGGGCTGGGCACTCTTGCCCAGGCGGTGTCTCTCGTGCCGGGTGCCTCCGGGCTCGTCCTTCCGGAGATCGGTTCGTCATGGTGGTGGGCCACGCGTCTGCCCTGGCTGATCGTCGTGATGGTGTTGTCCGGCCTTGTGGCGATGGCCGCCGAGCGGATTCCGTTTCCATCGGAACAGCGACTCGCCGCAGTCGGTCGAACGATCGCCGAGATCGCTCGCGAGATGCGCGGGCAGGGTTCGGCGGCTTCCCACGTTGACGCCGACGAGGTCGCCCCAGCTGCTCCCCGTGCAGGAGCCGACGACGTGACCCCGACTCTCGGTCACCCGCGGCTGCGGGCCGCCATCGCGGTCGGTGCCGCCACAGCCGGCATCGCCGTTGCGCTGCTCGTCGGGATCGCCCCGTTGATCTGGACGTTTGTCGCGTTCAGTCTGCTCATCGCCTCGCTCACCATTTCAGCTGGGCTGACTCCGCGGAGGTGA
- a CDS encoding NAD(P)H-dependent flavin oxidoreductase, protein MTIAFAKTPLPIIGAPMAGGTTTPELTEAVARAGGFPFVAGGYLTAEALAPLITRMRETTSNFGVNLFAPNPVPVDRMAFDDFVTALEPAAAARGITLDPEPVEDDDHFDAKLDWLTEHPVPLVSLTFNLPTAETVDRLHAVGTQVVATVTSVPEARAAAEVGVDGLIVQGPRAGGHSGTADPTRIIEDRATVDLVRDILAELALPVAAGGGVDGEAMVGDLLGAGASSVVVGTLLLRSDEAGTASTHRAALAADEFTDTQLTRAFTGRPARALVNDFVRKFDPVAVDAYPAVHHLTKEFRVAAKKADDPHGLHLWAGTGYRSAQDGSAETIVKDLGARFARE, encoded by the coding sequence GTGACGATCGCCTTCGCGAAGACCCCGCTGCCCATTATCGGCGCGCCCATGGCCGGTGGGACGACGACGCCCGAACTCACCGAGGCGGTTGCTCGGGCCGGTGGATTCCCCTTCGTCGCGGGCGGCTATCTCACCGCCGAGGCCCTCGCTCCGCTTATCACACGGATGCGAGAGACGACCTCGAACTTCGGCGTCAACCTCTTCGCCCCGAATCCCGTCCCCGTCGACCGCATGGCCTTCGACGACTTCGTCACCGCGCTCGAACCGGCCGCTGCCGCACGCGGGATCACGCTCGATCCCGAACCGGTCGAGGACGACGATCACTTCGACGCCAAGCTCGATTGGCTCACCGAGCACCCCGTCCCCCTAGTCTCGCTGACGTTCAATCTGCCCACCGCCGAGACGGTCGACCGCCTCCATGCCGTCGGCACTCAGGTCGTCGCCACGGTGACCTCGGTTCCCGAGGCTCGTGCAGCCGCCGAAGTCGGGGTCGATGGGCTCATCGTCCAAGGTCCGCGCGCCGGCGGGCATTCGGGAACCGCCGATCCGACGCGGATCATCGAAGACCGTGCCACCGTCGATCTCGTCCGCGACATCCTCGCCGAGTTGGCCCTGCCCGTGGCCGCGGGCGGCGGAGTCGACGGTGAGGCCATGGTGGGCGACCTCCTCGGCGCGGGGGCGAGCTCAGTCGTCGTCGGCACTCTGCTGCTGCGCTCCGACGAGGCGGGGACAGCTTCGACGCATCGGGCCGCACTCGCCGCCGATGAGTTCACCGACACCCAGCTGACCAGGGCATTCACGGGTCGGCCTGCACGAGCACTGGTCAATGACTTCGTGCGGAAGTTCGACCCGGTCGCCGTCGACGCCTACCCTGCTGTGCACCATCTGACGAAGGAGTTCCGGGTCGCGGCGAAGAAGGCTGATGACCCGCACGGTCTTCATCTGTGGGCGGGCACCGGCTACCGCAGCGCTCAGGACGGATCGGCCGAAACGATCGTCAAAGACCTCGGCGCCCGCTTCGCCCGCGAGTAG
- a CDS encoding response regulator produces the protein MPGIEDALGGDGGAASASVPPPSETTIRVAIVDDQAMVRQGFGALLDAQSDMQVVGSADDGSAVVDLVRQTSPDVILMDIRMPTLNGLDATRAIFNMPGAHPRVIMLTTFDADEYVFSALRAGASGFLLKDATAEDMITAVRVVAGGESLLAPSVTRRLIAEYVAGPTVAKDTAVLGQLTDREIDVMTLVAKGHANAEVAEQLFLAEQTVKTHVSRILSKLGLRDRTQIVVAAYESGLVVAGS, from the coding sequence ATGCCGGGAATTGAGGATGCGCTGGGCGGGGACGGGGGAGCCGCCTCGGCGAGTGTGCCGCCTCCGTCGGAGACGACGATCAGGGTCGCCATCGTCGACGATCAGGCGATGGTGCGGCAGGGGTTCGGGGCACTGCTCGACGCACAGTCGGACATGCAGGTCGTCGGCAGCGCCGATGACGGATCCGCCGTCGTCGACCTCGTGCGCCAGACGAGCCCCGATGTCATCCTCATGGACATTCGGATGCCGACCCTCAACGGGCTCGACGCCACCCGAGCGATCTTCAACATGCCCGGAGCCCACCCGCGGGTCATCATGCTCACCACGTTCGACGCCGACGAATATGTGTTCTCCGCGCTGCGGGCCGGTGCCAGCGGATTCCTCCTCAAGGACGCCACCGCCGAGGACATGATCACCGCGGTCCGCGTCGTCGCCGGAGGGGAATCGCTGCTCGCGCCCTCGGTGACCCGCCGGCTCATCGCCGAATACGTCGCCGGGCCCACCGTGGCCAAGGACACCGCCGTGCTCGGCCAGCTCACCGACCGGGAGATCGACGTGATGACCCTGGTGGCGAAGGGGCACGCCAACGCCGAGGTGGCCGAGCAGCTCTTTCTCGCCGAACAGACCGTGAAGACCCACGTGTCGAGGATCCTGTCGAAGCTGGGTCTGCGCGACCGCACCCAGATCGTCGTCGCCGCCTACGAGTCCGGGCTGGTCGTCGCCGGGAGCTGA
- a CDS encoding ArsR/SmtB family transcription factor — translation MSYVVDDCHFSTRLSSVSSSALGQKGVMLSLMAKHQIHSDELDAMFAALADPTRRRVIARLGVGPASVGELASPLSISLPSFMKHMRSLESCGLITTEKSGRVRTCVLNHNRFHLLTGWLEEQRRIWEESTDRLEQFVTQEES, via the coding sequence ATGTCATATGTCGTCGATGATTGTCATTTTTCGACGCGTTTATCCTCGGTTTCCTCTTCCGCACTAGGCCAAAAGGGTGTAATGCTTAGCCTCATGGCTAAGCATCAGATTCATTCGGATGAGCTCGACGCGATGTTTGCGGCTCTGGCAGATCCCACTCGACGCAGGGTCATCGCGCGTCTCGGCGTGGGTCCGGCCAGCGTCGGGGAGCTGGCGAGCCCGCTGTCGATTTCGCTGCCGTCCTTTATGAAGCATATGCGCAGCCTCGAATCGTGCGGACTGATCACGACCGAGAAGTCCGGGCGAGTACGCACCTGCGTGCTCAATCACAATCGCTTCCACCTGCTTACGGGCTGGTTGGAGGAACAGCGGCGGATCTGGGAAGAGAGCACCGATCGGCTCGAGCAGTTCGTCACCCAGGAGGAATCATGA
- a CDS encoding SRPBCC domain-containing protein, whose protein sequence is MTAHLSRTRNQNPDLDLSIHRVIRAPKQALWDAWTTPDRLAQWWIPAPLQLRVDSLELAPGGAFVTQMSEDGTEWHPHVDAVFLVIEEGSRLVFTNAVSSSWHPALPDPVAMTTEIILGDHPDGADYQAIVRHGSPEQRACHEELGFFDGWGTVTDQLAAAVE, encoded by the coding sequence ATGACCGCCCATCTCTCTCGCACCCGGAATCAGAATCCAGACCTCGACCTCAGCATCCACCGCGTCATCCGCGCCCCGAAGCAGGCTCTGTGGGATGCCTGGACGACACCGGATCGACTTGCCCAGTGGTGGATTCCGGCACCGCTGCAGCTGCGCGTCGACTCCCTCGAACTCGCCCCGGGCGGCGCCTTCGTCACCCAGATGAGCGAGGACGGAACCGAATGGCATCCTCATGTCGACGCCGTGTTCCTCGTCATCGAAGAGGGCAGCCGACTCGTATTCACGAATGCGGTCAGCAGCTCCTGGCATCCGGCCCTACCGGACCCAGTCGCGATGACCACGGAGATCATCCTCGGTGACCATCCCGACGGCGCCGACTACCAAGCCATCGTCCGACACGGCAGCCCCGAACAGCGGGCCTGCCACGAAGAACTCGGCTTCTTCGACGGGTGGGGAACCGTCACCGACCAGTTGGCCGCCGCGGTGGAGTGA
- a CDS encoding sensor histidine kinase, whose amino-acid sequence MSEKTPENPQDQEPFGPDPQETQTPEVDPGESADDHGTAESAPGTIEREESISAEAIVNAPPTTEVDATEVDEPTAREAGEFRTKPVDLDVPFAAGSTRVMGSGDQAQRPDYPPMNPTRPVTHTTPMAPAQPGTHTHPSAQAAPSGYAPSNTPNYPAPPGHAPQPGPHPAAQFGRPAPNAQPMPAAQPMPRQRPPRRMKPRREPVAYAPVTGSLPLSREDVTEIPADGPITWPKRPTGIIGVANLVLSALLGLIWAWIPLGLLFTGIGGIFALGLGVLALLVWVLVQQGANNAERYRAELIYSDKIPVPKIESSNRDPGMGRFLHNRWLQVKSGAFWRSTAHHYIKMLLGLIVVAGTIAAICGSIFGIFAAINPHGVNTFFIGESIDGPARIGVAIGAVIVLASSLAILWFAPLLDRALDRALLSPARTVALQAEVTELDRARMAGIEAAAAERLRIERDLHDGAQPRLVALTMTLGMAKTKIDSDPERAKELVSEAHAEAKGIVTELRQLARGIHPAVLTDRGLDAAVSALAGRATIPVDVDVRLEGRIGREAEAVSYFVVAECLTNITKHSGATHASVFIAPTEFGVQIVVTDNGHGGARVDRSGRHTGIAGLIDRVEAARGTLNLTSPAGGPTTVVVEVPCAS is encoded by the coding sequence ATGAGTGAGAAGACCCCCGAGAACCCGCAGGATCAGGAGCCGTTCGGCCCCGATCCGCAGGAGACTCAGACCCCCGAGGTGGATCCCGGCGAGTCCGCGGACGATCACGGCACCGCGGAATCTGCCCCCGGCACGATCGAGCGCGAAGAGTCCATCAGCGCCGAAGCCATCGTCAACGCTCCGCCGACCACCGAGGTGGACGCGACCGAAGTCGACGAACCGACCGCTCGCGAAGCCGGCGAGTTCCGGACGAAGCCCGTCGACCTCGATGTTCCCTTTGCAGCGGGGTCGACCCGAGTGATGGGATCAGGCGACCAGGCTCAGCGACCTGACTACCCGCCGATGAACCCCACCCGGCCAGTCACCCACACGACCCCGATGGCTCCTGCCCAGCCGGGCACCCACACCCATCCCTCGGCTCAGGCCGCACCATCCGGGTACGCCCCTTCGAACACCCCGAACTACCCCGCACCGCCCGGCCACGCCCCTCAGCCCGGACCGCACCCCGCCGCGCAGTTCGGTCGGCCCGCCCCGAACGCGCAGCCGATGCCAGCTGCACAGCCGATGCCACGTCAACGGCCGCCTCGGCGAATGAAGCCGCGACGCGAACCCGTCGCATACGCACCGGTCACCGGTTCGCTGCCGCTCAGCCGTGAAGACGTCACGGAGATCCCCGCCGACGGCCCCATCACCTGGCCCAAGCGCCCCACCGGAATCATCGGCGTCGCGAACCTCGTGCTCTCCGCCCTCCTCGGCCTGATCTGGGCGTGGATACCGCTCGGACTGCTGTTCACCGGCATCGGCGGAATCTTCGCCCTCGGTCTCGGCGTCCTCGCCCTCCTCGTCTGGGTTCTCGTCCAGCAGGGCGCGAACAACGCCGAACGCTACCGAGCCGAACTCATCTACTCCGATAAGATCCCCGTCCCGAAGATCGAAAGCAGCAATCGCGATCCCGGCATGGGCCGCTTCCTCCACAACCGCTGGCTGCAGGTGAAATCCGGTGCCTTCTGGCGCTCGACCGCCCACCACTACATCAAGATGCTCCTCGGCCTGATCGTCGTCGCCGGCACCATCGCAGCGATCTGCGGGTCCATCTTCGGCATCTTCGCGGCCATCAACCCCCACGGAGTCAACACCTTCTTCATCGGTGAATCCATCGACGGACCGGCCCGTATCGGTGTGGCCATCGGCGCCGTCATCGTCCTCGCCAGCTCGCTGGCCATCCTCTGGTTCGCCCCGTTGCTCGACCGTGCCCTCGATCGGGCGCTGCTCTCACCGGCCCGCACTGTGGCGCTGCAGGCAGAGGTCACCGAACTCGACCGGGCCCGCATGGCCGGCATCGAGGCGGCCGCCGCCGAACGCCTGCGCATCGAACGCGACCTCCACGACGGAGCCCAGCCCCGCCTCGTCGCGCTGACCATGACCCTGGGAATGGCGAAGACGAAGATCGACTCCGACCCGGAACGGGCGAAGGAACTCGTGTCCGAAGCCCACGCCGAGGCGAAGGGCATCGTCACCGAACTCCGTCAGCTCGCCCGCGGCATCCACCCCGCCGTCCTCACCGACCGCGGACTCGACGCCGCCGTCTCCGCTCTGGCAGGTCGTGCGACGATCCCCGTCGATGTCGATGTTCGACTCGAGGGCCGGATCGGGCGCGAAGCCGAAGCCGTGTCCTACTTCGTCGTCGCCGAATGCCTGACGAACATCACCAAGCATTCGGGTGCGACTCACGCCAGCGTGTTCATCGCCCCGACCGAGTTCGGTGTGCAGATCGTCGTCACCGACAACGGCCACGGCGGAGCACGCGTCGACCGCTCCGGGCGTCACACCGGAATAGCCGGTCTCATCGACCGGGTCGAAGCCGCTCGTGGCACACTGAACCTGACCAGCCCCGCAGGTGGGCCAACGACTGTAGTTGTGGAGGTGCCATGCGCATCGTAA
- a CDS encoding DUF421 domain-containing protein — translation MDWMEYGLNGTDAVRIVVSCVVFYFGIILLLRIFGQRTLASLSSFDVAAIIAIGAIIGRSILGDTPTLAAGILGLATLLILQALSGVGRRFGFVRRVVNSPAVVLMAGGEILADNLSRSHVDHDELIAKLRSAGIRNRGEVACAILESTGQISVIRRGAPISDEMLTGIVGADRVPRDG, via the coding sequence ATGGATTGGATGGAATACGGGCTCAACGGGACCGACGCGGTCAGGATCGTCGTCTCGTGCGTGGTCTTCTACTTCGGGATCATTCTGCTCCTGCGCATCTTCGGTCAGCGCACTCTGGCGAGCCTGTCGAGCTTCGATGTGGCCGCGATCATCGCCATCGGAGCGATCATCGGGCGGTCCATCCTCGGTGATACCCCGACTCTTGCGGCCGGCATCTTGGGTCTGGCGACCCTGCTGATCCTGCAGGCGCTCAGCGGAGTCGGGCGGCGCTTCGGATTCGTCCGCAGAGTCGTCAACTCTCCGGCCGTGGTGCTCATGGCCGGTGGTGAGATCCTCGCGGACAATCTGTCGCGGAGCCACGTCGACCACGACGAACTCATCGCGAAGCTGCGGTCAGCTGGTATCCGCAACCGTGGTGAGGTGGCGTGCGCGATCCTCGAATCGACGGGTCAGATCAGCGTCATCCGGCGTGGTGCCCCGATCTCCGATGAGATGCTCACCGGCATCGTCGGCGCAGACCGGGTGCCCCGCGACGGCTGA
- a CDS encoding DUF4097 family beta strand repeat-containing protein, producing MPSTVRISESARVGLRAVLIILAAVVLLIPVIVSTAQGASRLDYGRIEASEPLPKAMKEPKIGLDSGGAVDIKTADVAEATVKLTGTGPRDSSANLEVDSRADTAEVDLKNGGKLENTRLTVTIPTSVAKDLALDFDGNYGRFDVTGDFAEINADTGGGTASVTGSAKKVRTSSDWGATYFDGDFGSVSAKTGVGAIEGENLTVSDRIDVVSSTGTVDLDFTNQAMPTGGIIAKTEEGSIDLRVPNLELTSEELDEDFFYRINAKSNDGTVDLASDLKKYDVAEDPKEAKGKTLVPISATADTGTVTVNQN from the coding sequence ATGCCCAGCACAGTGCGCATCAGCGAATCCGCCCGCGTCGGTCTGCGCGCGGTCCTGATCATCCTCGCCGCCGTCGTCCTCCTCATCCCTGTCATCGTCAGCACCGCCCAGGGCGCCTCCCGCCTCGACTACGGGCGGATCGAAGCGAGCGAACCGCTGCCGAAGGCGATGAAGGAACCCAAGATCGGCCTCGACTCCGGCGGTGCCGTCGACATCAAGACCGCCGACGTCGCCGAGGCGACCGTCAAGCTCACCGGCACCGGTCCCCGCGACAGCTCCGCGAACCTCGAGGTCGACAGCAGAGCCGATACCGCCGAGGTGGACCTGAAGAACGGCGGGAAACTGGAGAACACCCGGTTGACCGTCACCATCCCGACCAGTGTGGCGAAGGACCTCGCCCTCGACTTCGACGGCAACTACGGCCGGTTCGACGTCACCGGTGACTTTGCGGAGATCAACGCCGACACCGGCGGTGGAACCGCGAGCGTGACCGGTTCGGCGAAGAAGGTGCGGACCTCCAGCGATTGGGGTGCGACCTACTTCGACGGTGACTTCGGATCGGTGTCGGCCAAGACCGGGGTCGGCGCCATCGAAGGAGAGAACCTCACCGTCAGCGACCGCATCGACGTGGTCAGTTCGACGGGAACCGTGGACCTCGACTTCACCAACCAGGCGATGCCCACCGGCGGAATCATCGCGAAGACCGAAGAAGGCTCGATCGACCTGCGGGTGCCGAATCTCGAGCTCACGTCAGAAGAGCTGGATGAGGACTTCTTCTATCGGATCAACGCGAAGTCCAATGACGGCACCGTCGACCTCGCCTCCGACCTGAAGAAGTACGACGTGGCGGAGGACCCGAAGGAAGCCAAGGGCAAGACCCTCGTTCCGATCTCGGCCACAGCCGACACTGGTACCGTCACAGTCAACCAGAACTGA
- a CDS encoding SDR family oxidoreductase yields the protein MQITVFGATGTFGRQLAPQLRERGHTVIAAHRSNGVDTVTGQGVAEAAEGSDVLVDCVNQLTINADKAIDFFSRSSRSIAEAAARQPGTSVAVLSIAFRPETAESRLMGYYQGKAMQERIFRRLIPDEQLLMFRSAQWFELVDTMTIKAGPLRFVPKMRVQALAVAEAARMMAEAIDARETGTIEVAGPEISDFAEIARRLTTARAEKAGTKPPKIVGIPLPGPMARDGLIPPSPRMSDVTVDEWLRSV from the coding sequence ATGCAGATCACCGTCTTTGGAGCCACCGGAACCTTCGGCAGGCAGCTGGCTCCCCAGCTGCGCGAACGCGGCCACACAGTCATCGCCGCCCATCGCAGCAACGGGGTCGACACGGTGACCGGCCAGGGAGTCGCCGAGGCGGCCGAGGGCAGCGATGTCCTCGTCGACTGCGTCAACCAGCTGACGATCAATGCCGACAAAGCCATCGACTTCTTCTCCCGCAGCTCACGCTCGATCGCCGAAGCCGCTGCCCGGCAGCCCGGTACTTCCGTGGCCGTCCTGTCGATCGCGTTTCGTCCGGAGACCGCCGAGTCGCGGCTGATGGGCTACTACCAGGGCAAGGCGATGCAGGAGCGCATCTTCCGCCGGCTCATCCCGGACGAGCAGCTGCTGATGTTCCGGTCCGCCCAATGGTTCGAACTCGTCGACACGATGACGATCAAGGCCGGGCCGCTGCGTTTCGTGCCGAAGATGCGCGTGCAGGCCCTGGCCGTCGCCGAGGCGGCACGCATGATGGCCGAGGCCATCGACGCACGCGAGACCGGCACCATCGAAGTCGCCGGCCCCGAGATCAGCGATTTCGCCGAGATCGCCCGCAGACTGACCACCGCGCGAGCCGAGAAAGCAGGGACGAAACCGCCGAAGATCGTCGGCATTCCGTTGCCCGGCCCGATGGCCCGCGACGGCCTCATCCCACCGTCACCGAGGATGTCCGACGTGACCGTCGACGAATGGCTGCGATCGGTCTGA
- a CDS encoding response regulator transcription factor, whose amino-acid sequence MRIVIAEDSAVLRAGLERLLADAGHEVIAAVPDANELLAVVHNDPPDLAVIDVRMPPTFTDEGIRAAVLIRKQNPDVKVLVFSQYVEEQYASELIAENTGGFGYLLKDRVADVEDFLAAVDEVAGGGTVLDPEVVSQILVRTRKKDGLSTLSPREIEVLQLMAEGKSNAAIARTLYLSAGAVEKHISSVFTKFGLTADTSDNRRVLAVLTFLGA is encoded by the coding sequence ATGCGCATCGTAATCGCTGAAGACTCTGCCGTCCTGCGGGCCGGACTCGAACGGCTGCTCGCCGACGCCGGACATGAGGTCATCGCTGCCGTGCCCGACGCCAACGAACTCCTCGCCGTCGTCCACAACGATCCGCCGGACCTCGCCGTCATCGACGTGCGCATGCCTCCGACGTTCACCGATGAGGGCATCCGCGCCGCCGTCCTCATCCGCAAGCAGAACCCGGACGTCAAGGTTCTCGTGTTCAGCCAGTACGTGGAAGAGCAGTACGCGTCCGAACTCATCGCCGAGAACACCGGCGGCTTCGGCTACCTGCTCAAAGACCGCGTCGCCGATGTCGAGGACTTCCTCGCCGCCGTCGATGAGGTCGCCGGAGGCGGCACCGTGCTCGACCCGGAGGTCGTGTCCCAGATCCTCGTGCGCACGCGCAAGAAGGACGGACTGTCGACCCTGAGCCCACGCGAAATCGAAGTCCTCCAGCTCATGGCCGAAGGCAAATCCAACGCCGCCATCGCCCGCACTCTCTACCTCAGTGCCGGTGCCGTAGAAAAGCACATCTCCTCGGTGTTCACGAAGTTCGGCCTCACCGCCGACACCTCGGACAACCGCCGAGTCCTCGCCGTCCTCACATTCCTCGGAGCCTAG